A portion of the Toxoplasma gondii ME49 chromosome VIIb, whole genome shotgun sequence genome contains these proteins:
- the C2ORF60 gene encoding jmjC domain-containing protein C2orf60 (encoded by transcript TGME49_259210~Gene product name based on ToxoDB Community Expert Annotation.), with the protein MGRVFLSTESSEECPCQGTDLRDSNPRPESRSSLPPSLTFSSSSPCPLSSAVSSPTGAQCSPVSPFSNAFSDTEGKNMRQTRQAGEQGTQNREGNTERTRIQEGRQERQQERDRGTERGREQERDHDSNVCLLCRSNGVITQWGIERVDSFSSSDTGSSGFWENAFFAVSPQDRRPLLLGTFSDESLGGALRELTADGLVAKMRGQQKQRVSVHVAADRCLNFVQKNFRYEFMEFSDLVQSIRFQINGGDRRMSETPETHRDETPVEKREGGNSRGGEVSTYSCGRDSLSTSSQEGALQSDRKFFYFRSLGRRPAKDPSSLSAMSSAIAAAFHLPPGLRLEDANAPASWLSFASSSFPSSSCSSSSSSSESSSSSYSCSSASSSLSPSASAVLPSLHSSCCCSASSSLSASSPLSLSQSAAFSASPGPSQSVDSSSSERCLATSVSDSGLPAPAPQSLGNIASGESNGNAERSGKGSSAIGASAAIVNCGERASRALTASAAPRECASPVRAGETGKAKALSGSSAAVFNMRSNCLRSDPGEAETAVRRPVDDEKRCHGDTKQAKKNKNNRGVESRGCNAEDENAHAFLAAPSVRLQEHSTVLRVAQPGLELWTHYDIPDNFLVQISGYKRVFLFPPSTVNRLGIRESSSPIQGLVSGVADLSTYPDAGLALREASFVDLSPGSILFLPSRWIHGVFMFPAVADLCVNCQTYVKQLGSRPVAPSAYLRTDESWKGRRQTNAVSQTSCGETGGTVAVQWGQRECGEAEEAEGSGAHTNGSRSKFGGMVENRKREDTGKTSDQHEAENGADKNGVEKADACVSINVFFYDRTEPNVVYAKKDIYGNKDPPAYDNARAVLDEQLVPVLSSLPKTAAAFYLRKLSLELLRRAATLESATNPQSPSRG; encoded by the exons ATGGGCAGGGTGTTTCTCTCTACGGAGTCGTCTGAGGAATGTCCGTGTCAAGGAACGGATCTCCGAGACTCCAATCCTCGACCAGAgtctcggtcttctcttcctccttctctgacgttttcgtcttcgtctccctgtcCTCTGTCGTCTGCGGTTTCTTCACCCACGGGTGCTCAGtgttctcccgtttctcccttctcgaaTGCCTTTtcagacacagaaggaaaaaacatgCGACAGACAAGACAGGCAGGTGAACAAGGAACCCAAAACAGGgagggaaacacagaacGCACAAGGATACAAGAAGGCAGACAAGAACGACAACAAGAGCGAGACCGAGGGAcagaacgagggagagaacaagagagagatcaTGACAGCAACGTGTGCCTTCTATGTAGAAGCAATGGCGTCATCACGCAGTGGGGCATTGAGCGCGTCGATTCATTTTCGTCCTCGGATACCGGATCCAGTGGCTTTTGGGAGAATGCGTTTTTCGCGGTGTCGCCTCAGGACAGGAGGCCACTGCTGTTGGGAACCTTCTCTGACGAATCTCTCGGAGGCGCGCTGCGTGAACTGACAGCCGATGGCTTGGTGGCGAAGATGCGAGGCCAGCAGAAACagcgggtgtctgtacacgtCGCGGCCGACAGATGTCTGAATTTTGTGCAGAAGAATTTCAGATATGAATTCATGGAGTTCTCCGACTTGGTTCAGAGCATCCGATTCCAGATCAATGGAGGCGACCGACGAATGAGCGAGACACCTGAGACTCACAGAGATGAAACTCCAGTTGAAAAGCGAGAGGGCGGCAACAGTCGAGGTGGGGAGGTCTCCACATACAGCTGCGGACGTGATAGTCTCTCGACGTCATCCCAAGAAGGCGCTCTCCAGTCCGATCGAAAGTTTTTCTATTTCCGGTCGCTGGGACGAAGGCCAGCGAAGgatccttcttctctctctgctaTGAGTTCAGCCATCGCCGCAGCTTTTCATCTTCCTCCAGGACTTCGACTTGAAGACGCGAACGCACCTGCCTCTTGGTTgtcctttgcttcctcctcttttccttcttcctcttgttcctcttcttcttcatcttctgagtcttcctcttcctcttatTCATGTTCGTcagcctcttcgtctttgtccccttctgcgtctgcggtcCTTCCTTCCCTGCACTCTTCGTGTTGCTGCTCCGCGTCatcgtctctgtctgcttcttctcctttgtctttgTCGCAGTctgctgcgttttctgcttcaccTGGTCCGAGTCAGTCAGTcgattcttcttcctcggagaGATGTCTGGCCACGAGTGTCAGCGACTCAGGTTTGCCTGCTCCCGCGCCTCAATCTCTCGGAAATATCGCATCGGGTGAATCGAatggaaacgcagaaagaagtGGAAAGGGGAGTTCAGCGATTGGCGCTTCTGCCGCCATAGTCAACTGCGGCGAACGAGCTTCAAGAGCACTAACGGCTTCCGCGGCTCCACGTGAGTGTGCCTCGCCCGTAcgcgcaggagagacaggaaaggcaaAGGCGCTGAGTGGCAGCTCTGCTGCAGTTTTCAACATGCGTTCGAACTGCCTGCGCAGTGATCCGGGTGAAGCGGAAACGGCTGTCCGTCGCCCTGTAGACGATGAGAAGAGATGTCATGGAGACACCaagcaagcgaagaaaaacaagaacaATCGTGGCGTTGAAAGCCGTGGATGCAATgccgaagacgaaaacgccCACGCATTCCTTGCTGCCCCGTCTGTTCGTCTCCAAGAACACTCGACTGTTCTGCGGGTCGCTCAGCCAGGACTTGAACTGTGGACGCACTACGATATTCCCGAT AACTTCCTTGTCCAGATTTCCGGATATAAACGCGTATTTCTCTTTCCGCCCTCGACCGTCAACAGGCTAGGCATTCGCGAGTCTTCGTCGCCAATTCAG GGACTTGTCTCTGGGGTTGCTGATTTGTCGACGTATCCAGACGCGGGCCTCGCTCTGCGCGAGGCGTCCTTCGTGGACTTAAGCCCTGGTTCgattctctttcttccttctcgctggaTTCATGGCGTCTTCATGTTCCCGGCTGTCGCCGACCTTTGCGTGAACTGCCAAACATACGTGAAGCAGCTGGGCTCCCGCCCTGTCGCGCCGTCGGCTTATCTTCGGACAGACGAGTCGTggaaaggaaggaggcaAACGAACGCCGTTTCTCAGACGTCCTGTGGAGAGACGGGGGGAACGGTTGCCGTACAATGGGGGCAGAGGGAgtgtggagaagcagaagaagcagaaggcagcGGGGCCCACACTAACGGAAGCAGGAGTAAATTTGGAGGAATGGTCGAGAAtagaaagagggaagacacAGGGAAGACAAGCGACCAGCATGAGGCGGAGAATGGCGCGGACAAAAACGGAGTAGAGAAGGCTGACGCGTGTGTATCGATCAACGTTTTTTTCTATGATCGAACTGAACCAAATGTCGTCTACGCAAAGAAAGACATCTATGGAAACAAG GATCCACCGGCCTACGACAACGCGCGAGCAGTTCTCGATGAGCAACTCGTCCCG GTactctcgtctctgccgaAGACCGCAGCTGCCTTTTACCTGCGCAAGCTTTCACTGGAACTTCTGCGCCGTGCAGCAACCCTGGAAAGCGCGACGAATCCTCAGTCTCCCTCCCGCGGTTGA
- a CDS encoding hypothetical protein (encoded by transcript TGME49_259205) produces MNSVRLHTGSGGPREWAGEWSDGESRYQHAGTSLLLAKMLLVSFCVFAVGSLVNSSHASDTSGPNVHDPEKPWPRREEIGPLISRKPRTAGVEPVVPVIELLTVSPSEYLDVRSANMVTETVDSDDTTATSRSTPGPPLALSSPGDDDPRGKGEPPEKTFELAPFLERRPHGLSVSIRSEDTRPKEFSTDLNTTEFQGSSEKLLISDISPSADPPHANSGPGADIKVLSNMSPSSTAASDKNSEERHLRPQPFPVAVPFPVPYYAGMYPAVPPPAAAPAAVYTGRIAVPPPFLLSPLAAGPTVPAPSPAVIGAVAPPTLAAPVMYGPPAISPAVVQAVPVAPTVPVQQVTVTVTPTAAPAPFLAWVVPAAR; encoded by the coding sequence ATGAATTCGGTGCGCCTGCATACGGGGAGCGGTGGTCCACGCGAATGGGCAGGCGAATGGAGCGATGGGGAAAGTCGTTATCAGCACGCCGGTACATCGTTGTTACTTGCGAAAATGCTTTTGGTTTCATTCTGTGTGTTTGCTGTCGGTTCTCTCGTGAACTCGTCACATGCATCCGACACATCGGGGCCAAATGTGCACGACCCGGAGAAGCCATGGCCGCGTAGGGAGGAAATTGGGCCACTAATCTCAAGAAAGCCACGTACAGCTGGCGTTGAACCGGTTGTACCTGTAATCGAGTTGTTAACGGTCTCTCCGTCCGAATATCTGGATGTCCGATCAGCTAATATGGTCACAGAAACAGTTGACTCTGATGACACGACAGCAACCTCACGTTCAACACCCGGACCACCACTGGCCCTTTCATCACCTGGTGACGATGACCCTCGAGGGAAAGGCGAGCCTCCCGAGAAGACCTTTGAACTGGCACCTTTCCTTGAGCGCCGGCCTCATGGCTTGTCTGTCAGCATACGCTCCGAAGATACGCGCCCAAAAGAATTCTCAACTGACCTAAATACCACCGAATTCCAGGGGTCATCGGAGAAGTTACTTATATCAGACATATCCCCTTCAGCCGACCCGCCACATGCAAATTCTGGCCCAGGTGCCGATATTAAAGTGCTTAGCAACATGAGCCCGAGTTCTACAGCAGCATCTGACAAGAATTCTGAAGAGCGACATCTGAGACCTCAGCCCTTCCCGGTCGCTGTACCGTTCCCCGTCCCTTATTATGCTGGCATGTATCCCGCGGTGCCACCTCCCGCCGCTGCCCCAGCGGCGGTTTATACTGGACGGATTGCTGTTCCCcctccgtttctgctttcACCACTTGCTGCTGGACCGACAGTTCCGGCACCGTCTCCTGCTGTCATCGGAGCGGTTGCTCCACCCACTCTCGCAGCGCCTGTGATGTATGGACCTCCTGCGATTTCACCAGCAGTTGTGCAAGCGGTTCCGGTGGCTCCCACCGTCCCGGTACAGCAAGTGACAGTGACTGTTACCCCTACTGCAGCGCCTGCACCCTTTCTTGCGTGGGTTGTACCTGCTGCACGGTGA
- a CDS encoding DEAD/DEAH box helicase domain-containing protein (encoded by transcript TGME49_259220~Predicted trans-membrane domain (TMHMM2.0):11-34) — MSISRQGTSKKLLYSSLLFFFRCLTSSVLFLTLSSPSYQVFPPFLSSFLSSHLVVLPLFAPEMARQPAASTEELSPSSAVEKERRRKSGTKSVSQAVRAMSESVETQSSQAKGESLHAAASGDSGKRKKARREGEGPAAVKAKKRRGTGEAGEAKQERGSGEEQRENDESSTATDSEEAVQANSSGATKAQETRESPAAGTEESSDLTGAYAVSPADASPMSAVSASSSSVVKVIRKKGEGGILDTSQTFEEFGSLYLDRRLARVAVQHMQLQHPTHVQAQVIPLALQGKDLLAQARTGSGKTLAYALPLLQRLLERREEERATQPRPEGLEALVLVPSKELCLQIHEVFVSLLKYCRDLISVNHTAFASSSSLVPFLPPSVLIGTPAGVVSYMGKLDGSASVKSLLQRNLKVLVADEADLLLSFGFENEMNRLLACLPATAERHYQALLLSATLNEEVAKLQQMLLHKAVMVEIDDTLQQASSQLSEFYLSLPKAGDKWVVLYAFLKLNLVPRKCLIFTSGVSSAYGVRIFLERFGIGCGVLSPTLSIESRQSLIQAFNKGLLEILITTDGAWDEEAEENEDEEETDTADEDDIEDEGDEGEVDDEDDENGDAHMSSEEEEDSDEEEAGAEAAAEALKKDASEDDKVPKKKKTPKRMPDDEFGSHRGLDLQSVACVLSFDMPRSIRGYIHRIGRAGRGGAPGISVCLVSQAAAREVLLLHKLVQLRRENNDAGSTALKPLSLRLQDVECFRYRVEDVCRGVTKRVIAALVAKELQQEVLRSRKMRDFFKRNPRDEEVLRAACKQLKDRALAGRGHLQHLPSYLLAQTPPAQKTAVQLAVEAQTARGPKATQEKLGVKRRTLVDPLKSFRAGSSDMRRGRPGRGPRAQRGRRPISRESQLAREPNHAETAPEHLPALSGRKLWKLKHNKNLSKNQPKGNFLRVKKGKKRH; from the exons ATGAGCATCTCTCGGCAAGGCACATCTAAAAAGTTGCTTTattcttcccttcttttcttcttccgctgtcTGACAtcttctgtccttttcttgactctctcctctccctcctaccaggtctttcctcctttcctttcttcgttcctttcctcccaCTTGGTTGTTCTAcctctcttcgctcccgAGATGGCGCGTCAGCCGGCTGCTTCGACAGAGGagctttctccttcttcagctgtcgagaaggaacggaggCGCAAGTCAGGGACGAAGAGCGTCTCCCAGGCGGTACGCGCGATGTCCGAGAgtgtggagacacagagcagTCAGGCGAAAGGCgaatctctgcatgcagcggcttctggagacagtgggaagagaaagaaggcgaggagggaaggcgaggggCCTGCGGCGGTgaaggcgaaaaaacgaaggggcacaggagaagcgggagaagcgaaacaggAGCGTGGATCtggcgaagaacagagagaaaacgacgagtCCTCTACCGCAACAGACAGTGAAGAAGCTGTGCAGGCGAACAGCAGCGGAGCGACTAAGGCCcaggaaactcgagagagtCCGGCAGCTGGCACAGAAGAGTCCAGCGACCTCACGGGCGCGTACGCCGTCTCCCCCGCCGATGCCTCTCCGATGtctgccgtctctgcttcttcgtcctcggtCGTCAAAGTCATTcgaaagaaaggcgaaggagggaTCCTTGACACTTCGCAAACCTTTGAAGAATTTGGTTCGCTGTACCTCGACAGACGCCTAGCCCGCGTGGCTGTCCAGCacatgcagctgcagcatccTACACACGTTCAAGCTCAG gTTATTCCGCTGGCGCTGCAGGGAAAAGATTTGCTTGCGCAGGCGAGGACAGGAAGTGGAAAGACGCTCGCCTACgccctgcctcttctgcaaCGCCTGCtagagagacgcgaagaagaaagagcgaccCAGCCAAGACCTGAGGGGCTCGAggctctcgtcctcgtccccAGCAAAGAATTGTGCCTCCAG ATCCACGAGGTCTTTGTTTCGCTCTTGAAGTACTGCCGGGACTTGATTTCTGTCAACCATACTGCGTTcgcatcttcgtcttcgcttgTTCCATTTCTGCCTCCCTCCGTCCTCATCGGGACCCCAGCAGGAGTCGTTTCGTACATGGGCAAGTTGGATGGCAGTGCCTCAGTCAAGTCTTTGCTGCAGAGAAATCTCAAAGTTCTAGtggcagacgaagcagaccttcttctctctttcggcTTCGAAAACGAAATGAACAGActcctcgcctgcctcccagcaactgcagagagacactaccaagctcttcttctctcggctaCTCTCAACGAAGAG GTTGCAAAGCTGCAGCAGATGCTGCTTCACAAGGCAGTGATGGTGGAGATCGACGATACTCTTCAGCAAGCGTCATCTCAGCTCTCTGAGTtttatctctctctgccgaaAGCTGGAGACAAGTGGGTGGTTCTCTACGCCTTTCTAAAACTGAATCTGGTCCCGCGAAAGTGCCTCATCTTCACATCTGGGGTCTCAAG cgCATACGGCGTACGCATTTTCCTCGAGCGCTTCGGCATTGGCTGCGGCGTTTTAAGTCCGACTCTTTCCATTGAGTCTCGCCAGTCTCTCATTCAG GCGTTCAATAAGGGTCTTCTCGAAATTCTCATCACAACCGACGGCGCCTGggatgaagaagcagaagagaacgaagacgaagaagagacagatacAGCCGATGAGGACGACATAGAGGACGAAGGTGACGAAGGTGAAGTCGATGACGAAGATGATGAAAACGGGGATGCACACATGAGTTctgaggaggaggaggactCGGATgaggaggaggcaggcgcagaggcggcggcggaggccCTCAAGAAAGATGCAAGTGAAGACGACAAGGttccgaagaagaagaagactccaAAGCGAATGCCG GATGACGAGTTCGGTAGCCATCGAGGACTGGATCTCCAGagcgttgcatgcgttctcaGCTTTGACATGCCACGCAGTATCCGGGGATACATCCACCg AATTGGGAGAGCAGGACGTGGAGGGGCGCCAGGcatctctgtctgcctcgtGAGCCAGGCTGCAGCGCGGGaggttcttctgcttcacaAGCTTGTTCAGCTCAGACGCGAGAACAACGATGCTGGAAGCACAG CCCTgaagcctctgtctcttcgtctgcaagACGTGGAGTGCTTCCGATATCGTGTGGAAGACGTTTGCCGGGGGGTGACAAAGCGAGTTATAGCAGCGCTCGTGGCGAAGGAGTTGCAGCAGGAAGTTCTGCGGTCCCGAAAAATGAGAGATTTCTTCAAACGAAATCcccgagacgaagaagtctTGCGCGCTGCCTGCAAGCAGCTGAAG GACCGCGCTCTGGCGGGTCGTGGCCATCTGCAGCACCTGCCGTCGTATCTCCTTGCTCAAACTCCTCCAGCACAA aaaacAGCAGTGCAATTGGCGGTGGAAGCACAGACGGCGCGAGGCCCTAAGGCGACTCAAGAGAAACTCGGCGTGAAGCGGCGAACACTTGTCGACCCTCTAAAGAGCTTCCGGGCAGGCAGCAG CGACATGCGGCGCGGCAGACCCGGGCGAGGGCCTCGCGCTCAACGCGGTCGTCGGCCGATCAGCCGAGAGAGCCAGCTAGCGAGGGAGCCGAACCACGCGGAGACCGCTCCCGAGCACTTGCCTGCGCTCTCTGGAAGGAAACTGTGGAAGCTAAAACACAACAAGAACTTGTCGAAAAATCAGCCAAAGGGCAACTTCCtgagagtgaagaagggaaagaagcgGCACTGA